The proteins below are encoded in one region of Manis pentadactyla isolate mManPen7 chromosome 2, mManPen7.hap1, whole genome shotgun sequence:
- the SNRNP27 gene encoding U4/U6.U5 small nuclear ribonucleoprotein 27 kDa protein: protein MGRSRSRSPRRERRRSRSTSRERERRRRERSRSRERDRRRSRSRSPHRRRSRSPRRHRSTSPSPSRLKERRDEEKKDTKETKSKERQITEEDLEGKTEEEIEMMKLMGFASFDSTKGKKVDGSVNAYAINVSQKRKYRQYMNRKGGFNRPLDFIA from the exons ATGGGTCGCAGCCGCAGCCGGTCCCCACGGAGGG AGCGTAGGCGGTCCCGGTCCACATCTCGGGAGAGAGAACGCAGGCGCCGAGAAAGGTCCCGGTCCCGGGAGAGAGATAGGAGAAGGAGCCGCTCTCGATCCCCCCACAGAAGACGCTCTAG ATCTCCAAGACGACATAGATCCACATCTCCTTCCCCTTCTCgactgaaagaaagaagagatgaggaaaagaaagacacaaaagaaacaaagagcaaaGAACGTCAAATTACTG aggAAGATTTAGAGGGTAAAActgaggaagaaatagaaatgatGAAGTTAATGGGCTTTGCCTCCTTTGACTCCACAAAA GGGAAAAAGGTGGATGGCTCTGTAAATGCCTATGCTATAAATGTGTCTCAGAAGAGGAAGTACAG GCAGTACATGAATCGAAAAGGTGGATTCAACAGACCTTTGGATTTCATTGCATGA